A window from Montipora capricornis isolate CH-2021 chromosome 7, ASM3666992v2, whole genome shotgun sequence encodes these proteins:
- the LOC138057556 gene encoding uncharacterized protein: protein MTMKFTENFSFFEFVWSKSELVIRKKSVTNVFTPVFGIPQTCQLSVLGLILQDNCRFDCHVHVKLIKANKCLFILRSLRKEGYSQAELDHLFSSIVLPTITYGLPVYGASEAELTAMQCFLDRCYKRKYTSKSFSIKHLLEKQDRKVFSKVSGIDRHPLRGLLPRKKVSTYNLRNRTSQYPKVNTDRFKNSYINRLIFKYNLAM, encoded by the exons ATGACGATGAAATTCAcagaaaatttcagttttttcgAGTTTGTTTGGAGCAAATCG GAGCTAGTTATTAGAAAGAAAAGCGTTACGAATGTGTTTACGCCAGTTTTCGGCATTCCACAAACTTGTCAACTTTCTGTCCTTGGGTTAATATTACAGGATAATTGCCGATTTGATTGTCATGTGCATGTAAAGTTGATTAAGGCGAATAAGTGcttgtttatattaagatccttacgtaaggaaggttattctcaggcGGAGTTagatcatttgttttcaagtatTGTGCTTCCTACCATCACTTATGGGTTGCCGGTATATGGTGCTTCTGAGGCGGAGCTGACAGCAATGCAATGTTTTCTAGATAGATGTTACAAACGTAAATATACTTCTAAATCTTTTTCTATCAAGCACCTTCTAGAAAAGCAGGATAGAAAAGTATTTAGTAAGGTATCTGGCATAGACCGACACCCTCTAAGGGGACTACTACCCAGGAAGAAAGTATCGacttacaatttaaggaatcgaACAAGTCAGTATCCGAAAGTTAATACAGATAGATTCAAAAACTCTTACATTAAtcgcttaatttttaaatacaatttagctatgtga